A single region of the Pseudomonas sp. GGS8 genome encodes:
- a CDS encoding phage tail tube protein translates to MGQLIAGTCYVKVDGAQLTINGGCEAPLMAVKRETVVPGFYKETDIAPSFKVTALHTADFPLKQLIAGSDMTVTCEFSNGKVYVLAGAYLVEEPVSKGDDATIELKFEGIKGTWQ, encoded by the coding sequence ATGGGTCAACTGATTGCGGGCACCTGCTACGTCAAAGTGGACGGTGCTCAACTGACCATCAACGGTGGCTGCGAAGCACCATTGATGGCCGTTAAACGGGAAACCGTCGTGCCGGGCTTCTACAAGGAAACCGACATCGCGCCGTCGTTCAAAGTGACGGCGCTGCACACCGCGGACTTCCCGCTCAAGCAACTGATCGCAGGCTCCGACATGACCGTCACCTGCGAATTCAGCAACGGTAAAGTCTACGTACTGGCCGGCGCCTATCTGGTGGAAGAGCCGGTATCCAAAGGCGATGACGCCACCATCGAACTGAAATTCGAAGGCATCAAGGGGACCTGGCAATGA
- a CDS encoding phage tail assembly protein, producing MSNAVKLQVAIEAHGEPLTELNLRRPTVQEVRAIKALPYKIDKSEEVSLDMDVAAKYIAVCAGIPPSSVNQLDLADLNTLSWAVASFFMSAASAPSPT from the coding sequence ATGAGCAACGCCGTGAAGCTTCAAGTTGCGATCGAAGCCCACGGCGAGCCCTTGACCGAGCTCAACCTGCGCCGTCCGACGGTGCAGGAAGTGCGGGCGATCAAGGCGTTGCCGTACAAGATCGACAAGAGCGAAGAGGTCAGCCTCGACATGGACGTCGCGGCCAAATACATCGCCGTGTGCGCCGGCATCCCGCCGTCGTCGGTCAACCAGCTGGATCTGGCTGACCTCAATACGCTGAGTTGGGCGGTCGCGAGTTTTTTCATGAGTGCGGCGTCGGCGCCATCACCGACCTGA
- a CDS encoding phage tail protein: MADTQTKEKTSVLLTGIDELSPKLGALRAKVESFKKNLEQTGLGKLDISGLFKGGSVITPFVDAIKVSDAFKGKLAEVSESAEGVDLPKAPVSATQNMNVFSRSMEQVSIAANTALQPAVATVTAGLQPLLVGFGSLLDDNPKLVEGLAAGAIAFSAMQTAVTGATQVFDLMSMVLKTNPIMLIAMGIAMAAGVIIANWEPISTFFAGLWQKIVGYWAPISGVFSAIFDQVKAVVSAGFDFLKAWFAWTPYGMILNNWGAVVGLFAAIWDLLVALTVPVKEKLRSLFDWVPLDAIAAAWDQVPAMFSGYWESIKLGAQAFFSYLSGLFTWSPLDALSETWASVVQFFSEKTEKLRAILAPIQEMLGGSFGGFIAKITGKVESFTEVQQKTNAEGKGEFAPAVAFINAASEPPSNALATPGSLPLKSSMQSGSLTQNSSTLIQQSAANNRTQLEGGLTVRFENAPAGLRTDQPQTNQPGLALNSRIGYRSLSLGGLQ, from the coding sequence ATGGCAGACACACAAACCAAAGAGAAAACATCGGTGCTGCTCACGGGCATCGATGAACTGTCGCCCAAGCTCGGTGCCCTTCGGGCAAAAGTCGAGAGTTTCAAGAAAAACCTGGAGCAGACCGGCCTCGGCAAACTGGACATCAGCGGTCTGTTTAAGGGCGGTAGCGTGATCACGCCGTTCGTGGATGCAATCAAGGTGTCCGACGCGTTCAAGGGCAAATTGGCCGAAGTCAGTGAATCGGCCGAAGGTGTTGATTTGCCGAAAGCGCCAGTGAGCGCTACGCAAAACATGAATGTGTTCAGTCGCTCGATGGAGCAGGTATCGATCGCGGCCAACACGGCCTTGCAGCCTGCTGTTGCGACCGTAACGGCAGGTCTTCAACCTTTGTTGGTTGGATTTGGCAGCCTGCTCGATGACAACCCGAAATTGGTCGAGGGGTTGGCGGCCGGTGCCATCGCATTTTCGGCAATGCAAACGGCTGTGACTGGCGCGACGCAAGTGTTTGATCTGATGAGCATGGTGCTCAAGACCAATCCCATCATGCTGATTGCCATGGGCATTGCCATGGCGGCCGGTGTGATCATTGCCAACTGGGAGCCGATTTCGACGTTTTTCGCCGGGCTCTGGCAAAAGATTGTCGGATATTGGGCGCCGATCAGCGGCGTTTTCTCGGCAATTTTTGATCAAGTCAAAGCAGTCGTGAGTGCAGGATTCGACTTCCTCAAGGCGTGGTTTGCCTGGACGCCCTACGGAATGATCTTGAACAACTGGGGGGCCGTTGTCGGTTTGTTTGCGGCGATCTGGGATCTGCTCGTGGCGCTGACCGTGCCGGTGAAGGAGAAACTGCGCAGCCTGTTCGACTGGGTGCCGCTGGACGCCATTGCCGCGGCTTGGGATCAGGTGCCTGCCATGTTCTCGGGCTACTGGGAGTCAATCAAGCTTGGAGCGCAGGCGTTCTTTTCTTACCTCAGCGGCCTGTTCACTTGGTCGCCCTTGGACGCACTGAGCGAAACATGGGCATCTGTGGTTCAGTTTTTCAGTGAAAAAACGGAAAAGCTCCGGGCCATTCTGGCGCCCATCCAGGAGATGCTGGGCGGTAGCTTTGGTGGTTTTATCGCCAAAATTACTGGCAAGGTCGAAAGCTTCACCGAGGTGCAACAGAAAACCAATGCTGAAGGCAAGGGTGAGTTTGCGCCGGCGGTGGCGTTCATCAATGCCGCTTCCGAGCCGCCCTCCAACGCGCTGGCGACTCCCGGCAGTTTGCCGCTCAAGTCGTCGATGCAGTCCGGTTCTCTGACCCAAAACTCCAGCACCCTGATCCAGCAAAGCGCCGCCAACAACCGCACGCAACTCGAAGGCGGCCTGACCGTGCGCTTCGAAAACGCGCCGGCCGGGTTGCGCACCGATCAACCGCAAACCAATCAACCGGGGCTGGCGCTCAACTCGCGCATCGGCTACCGCTCACTGTCCCTGGGAGGCCTCCAATGA
- a CDS encoding DNA circularization protein yields the protein MSWRDRLLPASFRGVGFWVDQAKTPVGKKGQLHEYPQRDLPFFEGLGQQAKIHDLTAFIVGPDCLEQRDKLLKALEQGSGELVHPWLGRLQVKVGECDMTHTRQDGGLVTFSLKFYPDEPLPFPTATVSTQKVLLAKADTLLGSAVARFEQAMTLIKAARIGIANLRNSLTGVYEVIQEQLKPLIEQYRQITELVKAVKELPKEVAAEFKGLLGDIKSLKDFAKEGYRGVIADVSQQLEAIRKADAPKLTTGKDTTAAAQAMADLVQDTLLVKVAQWVASMPVASTPVKLSSTPSLEQQANLPVTRQEVPVTDDLKALQKALVEATNPMLDKAGPAHYQAIDDVKQALLAHLKAVASSGVRQVSKSFQESLPALVVAYKQFADATRVTEVIQRNGIAHPGFAPNDVKVSGK from the coding sequence ATGAGTTGGCGTGACCGTTTGTTGCCGGCGTCCTTTCGGGGTGTCGGTTTCTGGGTCGATCAGGCGAAAACCCCGGTCGGTAAAAAAGGCCAGTTGCATGAGTATCCGCAGCGGGACCTGCCGTTTTTCGAGGGCCTTGGCCAGCAGGCGAAGATCCACGATCTGACGGCGTTCATCGTCGGCCCCGATTGCCTGGAGCAGCGCGACAAGCTGCTCAAGGCACTGGAGCAGGGCAGTGGTGAACTGGTCCATCCATGGCTGGGGCGGCTACAAGTCAAGGTCGGCGAATGCGACATGACCCACACCCGCCAGGACGGCGGGCTGGTGACGTTTTCGCTGAAGTTTTACCCCGATGAACCGCTGCCGTTTCCGACGGCTACGGTCAGCACGCAGAAGGTGCTGCTGGCCAAGGCCGACACCCTGCTGGGTTCGGCGGTGGCGCGTTTCGAACAGGCCATGACCCTGATCAAGGCCGCGCGGATCGGTATCGCCAATCTGCGCAACAGCCTGACCGGGGTCTATGAAGTGATCCAGGAACAACTCAAACCGTTGATCGAGCAGTACCGACAGATCACCGAGCTGGTCAAGGCGGTCAAGGAATTGCCCAAGGAAGTGGCGGCGGAATTCAAAGGATTGCTCGGCGATATCAAATCGCTCAAGGACTTCGCGAAGGAGGGTTATCGTGGCGTGATTGCCGACGTGTCCCAACAGCTCGAAGCCATCCGCAAGGCCGATGCGCCGAAGCTCACCACCGGCAAGGACACCACGGCCGCGGCGCAAGCCATGGCCGATCTGGTGCAGGACACGCTGCTGGTCAAAGTGGCGCAATGGGTCGCCTCGATGCCGGTCGCGTCGACACCGGTGAAACTGTCATCGACGCCATCGCTGGAGCAGCAGGCGAACCTGCCGGTCACCCGGCAGGAAGTACCGGTCACCGACGATTTGAAAGCGCTGCAAAAGGCGCTGGTCGAGGCGACCAACCCGATGCTGGACAAGGCCGGTCCCGCGCATTATCAAGCCATCGACGATGTGAAACAGGCGCTGCTTGCGCATCTCAAGGCAGTGGCTTCGTCGGGCGTACGGCAGGTCAGCAAGTCGTTTCAGGAAAGCCTTCCGGCGCTGGTCGTGGCGTACAAGCAATTTGCCGATGCAACGCGGGTCACCGAAGTGATTCAGCGCAACGGGATTGCCCATCCGGGGTTTGCGCCGAACGATGTGAAAGTGTCCGGGAAGTGA
- a CDS encoding phage baseplate assembly protein: protein MNEMDNRVTLTVGGLEYGGWKSVEITADLERQFRTFKLNITWQWPGQTVDKRIQPGDACEVRIGQDLVLTGYVFKAPISYDGRQISLNIEGSSCTQDLVDCAATNRPNQWHEQSLLSIVEALAITYKVFVVSEIPETSRLSSHTIVPGETVFQSIDRLLTLFRVFSTDDAQGRLVLARPGSGGRASDALELGKNILSANAPMDYSQVFSEYRVIGQHKGTDKKSGAAVSEVESVSADLSYKRRRVTVINEGMQINPDLALQRANWESATRVGKAKTTTYQVQGWRQSNGDLWRHNTLVRVKDPVLGFDDDMLISKVTYSLSAQGSITTLQVAPPHTFDANPEPPKKA from the coding sequence ATGAACGAGATGGATAACCGCGTCACATTGACGGTCGGCGGCCTGGAATACGGTGGCTGGAAAAGCGTGGAAATCACCGCGGATCTGGAGCGTCAGTTCCGCACCTTTAAACTCAACATCACCTGGCAATGGCCGGGGCAGACCGTGGACAAGCGGATCCAGCCCGGTGACGCCTGTGAAGTGCGCATCGGCCAGGACCTGGTGCTGACCGGGTATGTATTCAAGGCGCCGATCAGTTATGACGGGCGGCAGATCAGCCTGAACATCGAAGGCAGTTCCTGCACCCAGGACTTGGTGGATTGCGCCGCGACCAACCGCCCGAACCAATGGCATGAGCAATCGCTGTTGAGCATCGTCGAAGCGCTGGCGATCACCTACAAGGTCTTTGTGGTCAGCGAAATTCCCGAGACCTCCCGGCTCAGCAGTCACACCATCGTGCCGGGGGAAACGGTGTTTCAATCCATCGATCGCTTGCTGACGCTTTTCCGGGTGTTTTCTACCGATGATGCCCAGGGCCGGCTGGTGCTGGCCCGGCCTGGCAGTGGTGGCCGGGCCAGTGATGCGTTGGAATTGGGCAAAAATATTCTGTCGGCCAATGCGCCGATGGATTACAGCCAGGTGTTCTCCGAATACCGGGTCATCGGTCAGCACAAGGGCACGGACAAGAAGAGCGGGGCGGCGGTCAGCGAGGTCGAATCGGTGTCCGCCGACCTGAGCTACAAGCGTCGGCGGGTCACGGTGATCAACGAAGGCATGCAGATCAATCCCGATCTCGCCTTGCAACGGGCCAACTGGGAAAGCGCCACCCGCGTCGGCAAGGCCAAAACCACCACCTATCAGGTGCAGGGTTGGCGGCAATCGAACGGCGATCTGTGGCGTCATAACACGTTGGTGCGGGTCAAGGATCCGGTGCTGGGGTTCGATGACGACATGCTGATTTCCAAAGTGACCTACTCGCTGTCGGCGCAAGGTTCGATCACCACCCTGCAAGTCGCACCGCCACATACCTTCGACGCCAATCCCGAGCCTCCCAAAAAGGCCTGA
- a CDS encoding phage baseplate assembly protein V codes for MSLLTRLLARGTVVLANSATKLQSLQMRLTAGEVNDDMEHFEPYGFTSNPLAGAEGVATFLGGDRSHAIVLVVADRRYRLQSLAPGEVAIYTDEGDKIHFKRGRIIDIETATLNIRASSAVNIDTPVINQTGKIVSTGDQIAGGISQIKHVHVGVQAGNGQTGAPAGGQ; via the coding sequence ATGAGCCTACTGACACGCCTCCTGGCGCGCGGCACTGTCGTGCTCGCCAACTCGGCCACCAAGCTTCAATCGCTGCAAATGCGCCTCACCGCCGGCGAAGTGAACGACGACATGGAGCACTTCGAACCCTACGGTTTCACCAGCAACCCACTGGCCGGTGCCGAAGGTGTCGCCACGTTTCTGGGCGGTGATCGCTCCCACGCCATCGTGCTAGTGGTCGCCGACCGTCGTTATCGCCTCCAGTCTCTGGCCCCTGGCGAAGTGGCGATCTACACCGACGAAGGCGACAAGATCCACTTCAAGCGCGGACGGATCATCGACATCGAAACCGCCACCCTGAACATCCGCGCCAGCAGCGCGGTGAACATCGACACCCCCGTGATCAATCAGACCGGAAAAATCGTCTCCACCGGCGATCAGATTGCTGGCGGCATCAGCCAGATCAAACACGTGCATGTCGGCGTTCAAGCAGGCAACGGCCAGACCGGCGCACCGGCGGGAGGGCAGTGA
- a CDS encoding phage GP46 family protein, with amino-acid sequence MLISQNLHAALTRAVLISLFTWRRAADDDALDDEERFGWWGDSFPTVADDRIGSRLWLLRRVKLTRQTQMDAEFYAREALQWLIDDGHCSAIDIISERLDAQRLNLRTVLTLADGERLDINPDNSWQVIYAV; translated from the coding sequence ATGTTGATCAGCCAGAACCTCCACGCCGCACTGACTCGTGCAGTGTTGATCAGCCTGTTCACCTGGCGCCGTGCCGCCGATGACGATGCCCTCGACGACGAAGAGCGTTTCGGCTGGTGGGGCGACAGCTTTCCTACGGTGGCCGACGACCGCATCGGTTCGCGGTTGTGGCTGTTGCGCCGGGTCAAGCTGACCCGCCAGACCCAGATGGACGCCGAGTTCTACGCCCGCGAAGCCCTCCAATGGCTGATCGATGACGGCCATTGCAGCGCCATCGACATCATCAGCGAACGCCTCGACGCCCAGCGCCTGAACCTGCGCACGGTCCTGACCCTGGCCGACGGCGAACGCCTGGACATCAACCCTGATAACAGTTGGCAGGTGATCTATGCCGTTTGA
- a CDS encoding baseplate J/gp47 family protein, whose protein sequence is MPFETPSLPVLIKRTQSDLASDSLRQSDAQVLARTLGGAAYGLYGYLDWIAEQILPDKADESTLERIAALRLNQPRKSAQAASGSVSFTASAGAVLDVDTLLQSSDGRTYKVTAARTIRNGLNSTTIAALEAGSLGNAEAGMTLIPVQPIQGIAGNSFTVLAPGLIGGIARESLESLRSRVIRSYRIIPHGGSAQDYETWALECPGVTRAWCRGGLLGPGTVSLYVMRDDDPQPIPDAAQLAEVQAYIEPLRPVTAELYVLPPIQVPVTYRLTLTPDTTAVRAAVEAQLRDLHNREAGLGDTLLISHIREAISSATGESDHTLTSPTVNVDADVNQLLTFGGCIWGA, encoded by the coding sequence ATGCCGTTTGAAACCCCTTCGCTGCCGGTGCTGATCAAGCGCACCCAAAGCGACCTGGCCAGCGATTCGCTGCGCCAGTCCGATGCACAAGTGCTGGCCCGCACCCTCGGTGGCGCCGCCTATGGCCTGTATGGCTATCTGGATTGGATCGCCGAGCAGATCCTCCCGGACAAGGCCGATGAATCGACCCTGGAACGGATCGCCGCACTGCGTCTGAACCAGCCGCGCAAGTCCGCACAAGCGGCCAGCGGCAGCGTCAGCTTTACCGCCAGCGCCGGTGCCGTGCTGGACGTCGACACCCTGCTGCAATCGAGCGACGGTCGCACCTACAAAGTGACCGCCGCACGCACCATCCGCAATGGCCTCAACAGCACCACCATCGCCGCGCTCGAAGCCGGCAGTCTGGGCAATGCCGAGGCGGGCATGACGTTGATTCCGGTGCAGCCAATCCAGGGCATTGCCGGCAACAGTTTCACGGTGCTGGCGCCGGGATTGATTGGCGGCATCGCACGGGAAAGCCTGGAATCCCTGCGCTCCAGGGTCATCAGGTCCTACCGCATCATTCCCCATGGCGGCTCGGCGCAAGACTACGAAACCTGGGCACTGGAATGCCCCGGTGTGACTCGCGCGTGGTGTCGCGGCGGACTCTTGGGGCCGGGAACCGTCAGCCTCTACGTCATGCGTGACGACGATCCGCAACCAATCCCGGACGCGGCACAACTGGCCGAAGTTCAGGCTTACATCGAACCGCTGCGACCGGTCACGGCTGAACTGTACGTGTTGCCACCGATACAAGTGCCGGTTACGTACAGACTGACGCTCACCCCCGACACCACCGCTGTGCGGGCTGCCGTCGAAGCGCAACTGCGTGATTTACACAACCGAGAAGCCGGCTTGGGCGACACCTTGCTGATCAGCCACATCCGCGAAGCCATCAGCAGTGCCACCGGTGAAAGCGACCACACACTGACCTCGCCCACAGTCAATGTCGACGCTGACGTTAACCAGTTGCTGACCTTTGGAGGTTGCATATGGGGGGCATAA
- a CDS encoding YmfQ family protein, whose protein sequence is MGGIRTAAQYHAQLRSLLPGGPAWDPERVPELEEVLEGVAQELARLDARAADLLNEMDPAGVSELVPDWERVMNLPDPCLGATPLFDDRRLAVRRRLLAVGSQAVGYYVEIAKSQGYPNATVTEHRAPRMGCSRFGQAHFGTWQVQFMWTLNTGGRLSLGRRFGASYWGERFGMNPGSALECLIHRSAPAHTQVHINYD, encoded by the coding sequence ATGGGGGGCATAAGAACCGCCGCGCAATACCACGCGCAACTGCGCAGCCTGCTACCCGGCGGCCCGGCCTGGGACCCAGAGCGGGTTCCAGAGCTCGAAGAAGTGCTCGAAGGCGTTGCCCAGGAATTGGCCCGCCTCGACGCCCGCGCCGCCGACTTGCTCAACGAAATGGACCCGGCCGGTGTCAGCGAATTAGTGCCGGACTGGGAGCGGGTGATGAACCTGCCCGACCCATGCCTGGGCGCCACGCCGTTGTTCGACGACCGCCGTCTCGCGGTTCGCCGCCGCCTGCTCGCGGTCGGCAGTCAGGCCGTCGGTTACTACGTCGAAATCGCCAAGAGCCAGGGTTACCCAAACGCCACCGTAACCGAGCACCGGGCTCCACGTATGGGCTGTTCACGGTTTGGTCAGGCGCATTTCGGCACTTGGCAGGTGCAGTTCATGTGGACCCTCAACACTGGCGGACGCCTCTCACTGGGGCGCCGCTTTGGCGCCAGTTATTGGGGCGAACGCTTTGGCATGAATCCAGGCTCTGCCTTGGAATGCCTTATCCACCGCAGTGCACCGGCTCATACGCAGGTGCATATCAATTATGACTAA
- a CDS encoding tail fiber protein, translated as MDYPKSVASVGLVNGKFIDENPLTGMPGSLIPAAWGNAVTEELLGVIKGAGVAPDEVDFGQLLLAVRKINQAGLVDYALDTGTANAYSANYKPVLLELVDGLVLRFKAVHANTGASTFAPNGMAAKPIVGVDHNAVQDGEITAGGDVWVQWNSSIAEGAWVMVASTGMIKQTGSDIGDIKTVATAEPPKGWLKCNGDIVSRTQYAALFAAIGTRFGAGNGNTTFALPDLRGEFVRGWDDSRGIDSARELGSAQGGQNASHTHTATTAAAGTHTHGASTGGAGTHTHSGTTNNAGDHQHGVLANGNNTSYGRQGTGSGPGDYAAVTAAAGNHAHGLAINAVGDHVHAVAVAAVGDHAHTVTVAAVGGNESRPRNVALLYVIKY; from the coding sequence ATGGATTATCCAAAGAGCGTGGCCAGCGTCGGACTGGTCAACGGTAAGTTTATCGATGAAAACCCGCTGACCGGCATGCCAGGGTCGTTGATCCCGGCCGCTTGGGGTAATGCTGTTACGGAAGAGTTGTTGGGTGTCATCAAGGGGGCAGGGGTGGCTCCTGACGAAGTCGATTTTGGACAACTGCTGTTGGCTGTACGCAAGATCAATCAGGCAGGGTTGGTTGATTACGCATTGGATACCGGCACGGCCAACGCTTACAGTGCCAACTACAAGCCTGTGCTCCTCGAACTGGTCGATGGGCTGGTGCTGCGTTTTAAAGCAGTCCATGCCAACACCGGTGCCAGTACCTTCGCCCCGAACGGGATGGCGGCCAAGCCTATCGTAGGTGTTGACCATAACGCTGTTCAGGACGGAGAAATTACCGCGGGTGGCGATGTCTGGGTTCAGTGGAACAGCTCGATTGCCGAGGGGGCGTGGGTGATGGTCGCTAGCACGGGGATGATCAAGCAGACCGGCAGTGACATCGGTGACATCAAAACCGTAGCTACAGCAGAGCCGCCCAAAGGCTGGCTCAAGTGCAACGGTGATATTGTCTCTCGTACACAATATGCAGCGCTGTTTGCGGCGATTGGCACGCGCTTCGGTGCTGGTAATGGCAATACAACCTTTGCCCTGCCGGATCTGCGCGGCGAATTCGTCCGTGGCTGGGATGATAGTCGTGGAATCGATTCCGCGCGGGAATTGGGTAGCGCGCAAGGTGGGCAAAACGCCTCGCACACTCACACGGCAACGACAGCGGCTGCGGGTACCCATACCCACGGAGCCTCGACAGGGGGGGCAGGCACCCACACCCATTCCGGTACTACAAATAACGCCGGGGATCACCAGCACGGCGTTCTAGCCAACGGTAACAACACATCTTACGGCCGCCAGGGTACGGGCAGCGGGCCGGGCGATTACGCTGCGGTGACCGCAGCCGCGGGCAACCATGCCCACGGTCTGGCGATCAACGCGGTGGGGGATCACGTCCATGCTGTCGCAGTAGCTGCCGTTGGCGATCATGCCCACACCGTTACCGTGGCAGCGGTCGGCGGTAATGAATCGCGTCCTCGAAACGTCGCATTGTTGTATGTGATCAAGTACTGA
- a CDS encoding glycoside hydrolase family 19 protein, with protein MRFTDQQLRNIFPNARSQAGVFISALNTAMSHHNINTPKRVAAFLAQVGHESGQLQYVRELGSTQYLSKYDTGTLAARLGNTPEPDGDGQQYRGRGLIQITGRNNYRQCSLGLFGDERLLSLPELLEQPQWAAESAAWFWEQNGLNELADRDQFNSITRRINGGLNGLQDRLELWARARAVLCQSSV; from the coding sequence ATGCGCTTCACCGATCAACAGTTGCGCAACATCTTCCCCAACGCCCGCTCCCAAGCGGGCGTTTTCATTTCTGCCCTCAACACCGCCATGTCTCACCACAACATCAACACCCCCAAGCGCGTCGCCGCCTTCCTTGCGCAAGTCGGTCATGAATCGGGGCAATTGCAGTACGTACGTGAACTGGGTAGCACTCAATACCTGAGCAAATACGACACCGGCACGCTGGCCGCCCGTTTGGGCAACACTCCAGAACCCGACGGCGACGGTCAACAATACCGTGGCCGAGGTCTGATCCAGATCACCGGGCGCAACAACTACCGGCAATGCAGTCTCGGCCTGTTTGGCGATGAACGTCTGCTGTCTCTGCCTGAACTGTTAGAGCAGCCCCAATGGGCGGCCGAATCAGCGGCATGGTTCTGGGAGCAGAATGGCCTGAATGAATTGGCCGATCGCGACCAGTTCAACAGCATCACCCGCCGTATCAACGGTGGGCTGAACGGGTTGCAGGATCGTCTGGAGCTCTGGGCGCGGGCGAGGGCGGTGCTATGCCAGTCTTCGGTCTGA
- a CDS encoding lysis system i-spanin subunit Rz: MPVFGLIGWRLIGLLVLAGCSAALAWQFQDWRYGRQLAEQARVHAESLNQLTLATATEQQAEQNKRLALEQRLSASEQTHYRALSDAERDQGRLRDRLATADVRLSVLLDAHDAASTCAVPAASGTGGVDHGAARARLDPAHAQRIIAITDAGDSGLIALQACQAYVRALAR; the protein is encoded by the coding sequence ATGCCAGTCTTCGGTCTGATCGGCTGGCGACTGATCGGTCTGCTGGTGCTGGCCGGTTGCTCGGCGGCGCTGGCCTGGCAGTTTCAGGATTGGCGCTACGGCCGGCAACTGGCGGAACAGGCCAGGGTGCACGCCGAGAGCCTTAATCAACTGACTCTGGCGACCGCCACCGAGCAACAGGCCGAACAAAACAAGCGTCTGGCCCTGGAGCAGCGACTTTCGGCCAGTGAACAAACCCATTATCGAGCGCTTAGCGATGCCGAACGTGATCAAGGTCGCCTGCGCGATCGTCTTGCCACTGCTGATGTGCGCCTGTCAGTCCTCCTCGATGCCCATGACGCTGCCTCAACCTGTGCAGTGCCAGCCGCCTCCGGCACCGGCGGCGTGGATCATGGCGCCGCGCGAGCCCGACTTGACCCGGCGCATGCTCAACGAATTATCGCCATCACCGACGCCGGTGACAGCGGATTGATTGCCTTGCAGGCCTGTCAAGCCTATGTCAGGGCTCTCGCTCGCTAA
- a CDS encoding CinA family protein: MKEITHLADLLGRRLQLLNAHVTAAESCTGGGISEAITRIPGSSAWFEAGYVTYSNRQKTQQLNVPAELFSTAGAVSREVVEAMVRGAQEKSRARFAVAVSGVAGPDGGSPNKPVGTVWLAWGVGEQVFSEVQHFAGSRDEVRRQTVKAALEGLLRHTAGEISNQG, encoded by the coding sequence GTGAAAGAGATCACTCATCTGGCCGATCTACTCGGCAGACGCTTGCAGCTTCTCAATGCCCACGTCACTGCCGCCGAGTCCTGCACAGGCGGTGGGATCAGCGAGGCGATCACCCGCATTCCGGGAAGCTCGGCGTGGTTCGAGGCCGGTTATGTCACCTACTCAAACCGTCAGAAAACCCAGCAATTGAATGTCCCGGCCGAATTGTTTTCAACCGCCGGGGCGGTCAGTCGCGAGGTGGTCGAGGCCATGGTCCGAGGCGCGCAGGAAAAAAGCCGGGCGCGTTTTGCCGTGGCGGTCAGCGGTGTGGCGGGGCCGGATGGCGGCTCGCCGAACAAGCCCGTGGGGACGGTGTGGCTGGCCTGGGGCGTCGGTGAGCAGGTGTTCAGCGAGGTCCAGCACTTTGCCGGTAGCCGTGACGAGGTCCGCCGACAAACGGTGAAGGCCGCGCTAGAGGGGCTGCTGCGGCATACCGCTGGAGAAATCTCAAATCAGGGGTAG